A genomic segment from Desulfobulbaceae bacterium encodes:
- a CDS encoding IMP cyclohydrolase: QAYNKANRADRIAAFGGCVILNRACDKATAEAISHNYLEVVAAPDFEEGALEILQSRKNLRVIKISRIDRLTDFEKFRFVDFKSLIDGGIIVQQSAVNSIRTVKDLKPAVSTFKGTEYKTVREPDQREIDDMLFGWAVEHGVTSNSVIYVKNGCTVGIGTGEQDRVGVAEIAVNKAYVKYSDILCFDKYGIPYGDMTLEIQQGKRNKSDKEAIDQQAIADKAGLPGSVMISDAFFPFRDGADVGINQGVSAILQAGGSLRDFETIEACNAATPQVAMKFTGQRSFKH, from the coding sequence CAGGCTTACAACAAAGCCAACAGAGCTGACAGAATTGCTGCTTTCGGCGGCTGTGTTATTTTAAATCGCGCCTGTGACAAAGCCACCGCCGAAGCGATCAGCCACAATTATTTAGAAGTTGTCGCAGCTCCAGACTTCGAAGAAGGTGCCTTAGAAATCCTGCAAAGTCGAAAAAATTTACGCGTTATAAAAATCAGCCGCATTGACCGCCTCACCGATTTCGAAAAGTTCCGTTTCGTTGACTTCAAGAGCTTAATCGATGGCGGTATCATTGTTCAACAATCGGCTGTTAACTCTATACGCACCGTTAAAGATCTTAAACCTGCTGTAAGTACTTTCAAAGGCACTGAGTACAAAACAGTAAGGGAGCCCGATCAAAGAGAGATTGACGACATGCTTTTTGGCTGGGCTGTTGAGCACGGCGTTACGTCTAACTCTGTAATTTATGTCAAGAACGGCTGCACTGTCGGCATCGGTACCGGTGAACAGGATCGTGTTGGCGTTGCAGAGATTGCTGTCAACAAAGCATACGTTAAGTACTCTGACATCCTTTGCTTTGACAAATATGGAATCCCCTACGGCGATATGACCTTAGAAATACAGCAAGGCAAGAGGAACAAGTCAGACAAAGAAGCAATTGACCAGCAAGCCATTGCCGATAAGGCAGGCCTTCCTGGTTCAGTTATGATTTCCGATGCCTTCTTCCCATTCCGTGACGGGGCCGATGTTGGAATCAACCAAGGGGTTTCCGCCATACTGCAAGCCGGCGGCTCTCTTCGTGACTTTGAAACAATTGAAGCCTGTAACGCTGCTACCCCTCAGGTAGCAATGAAATTTACCGGCCAACGCTCATTCAAACACTAG
- a CDS encoding DUF721 domain-containing protein produces MVTQDNDSAKDLGSLLQSVFHEKNWQDRMEIHQVFLFWDIVLGELASHAQPDIIRDNTLWVKVSDSVWMQQLQFEKQTIIEQINSELSRLSKKSREGTNSIPQINDIKFKLDPSFSLAKQNQTTQAQELESKTIDESRLKSFESTVKSINDENIEKSLKSLWIAIEQRKIKTDHN; encoded by the coding sequence GTGGTAACACAAGATAATGATTCAGCAAAAGACCTGGGATCGCTTCTGCAATCAGTATTTCATGAAAAAAACTGGCAGGATCGCATGGAGATTCACCAGGTCTTTTTGTTTTGGGATATAGTCTTAGGAGAATTAGCCAGCCACGCGCAACCAGATATTATTCGAGATAATACCCTATGGGTAAAGGTATCAGACTCAGTTTGGATGCAACAATTACAGTTTGAAAAACAAACAATAATTGAACAAATTAATAGTGAGCTTAGCAGGCTTAGCAAAAAAAGTCGGGAAGGAACAAATTCAATCCCCCAAATTAACGATATCAAGTTTAAACTCGACCCCAGCTTCAGCCTTGCAAAGCAAAATCAAACTACCCAGGCACAAGAGCTGGAATCAAAAACTATTGATGAGTCTCGACTTAAATCATTTGAATCTACAGTAAAAAGTATTAATGACGAAAATATTGAAAAAAGTTTAAAAAGTTTATGGATTGCCATAGAGCAGAGAAAGATAAAAACAGACCATAATTAA
- a CDS encoding M23 family metallopeptidase has protein sequence MENNLYIVLSGERKQTKSYAISKKKIRALIFFSTSLMIVLFLFGALGIKFTTENILLKSTLATTQDELQSAKAWNEQFENRITKQVAEKERQLQSTLDNLLDKNEEKETLLNNALTELKSRSKVIESILKTVGIKVKEPKETSNSGGPFVPLSEDSLDDLTFTIDHYLETIKTLPLGPPVWGEITSEYGRRIDPINNQGAFHAGIDIRERLGAKIVTTADGIVIEKGYTKGEGNYLVIEHSEHFKTRYFHMQKSLVSRGDKVKRGQTVGLVGNTGRSTGPHLHYEIIYRGQSVNPINYVRIARKIPNA, from the coding sequence ATGGAAAACAACTTATATATTGTCCTTTCAGGTGAAAGAAAGCAGACAAAATCATATGCCATTTCAAAAAAGAAAATAAGGGCATTGATCTTCTTTTCAACCAGTCTAATGATAGTGCTATTCCTTTTTGGGGCTCTTGGCATCAAGTTTACAACTGAAAATATCCTCCTCAAATCGACACTTGCTACTACCCAAGACGAACTTCAATCTGCCAAAGCCTGGAACGAGCAGTTTGAGAACCGAATAACTAAACAAGTCGCAGAGAAAGAACGTCAGCTCCAATCAACGCTAGACAATCTACTCGATAAAAATGAAGAGAAAGAAACCCTTCTCAACAATGCCCTCACAGAGCTTAAAAGCCGAAGTAAAGTTATTGAGTCCATTCTTAAAACAGTTGGAATTAAAGTAAAAGAACCAAAAGAAACCTCCAATAGTGGTGGTCCTTTTGTTCCTCTGTCGGAAGACTCGCTGGACGATCTGACATTTACAATAGATCACTACCTTGAGACTATAAAAACACTCCCCTTGGGCCCGCCGGTATGGGGAGAAATTACCTCTGAATATGGTCGACGAATTGATCCGATCAACAACCAAGGTGCCTTTCATGCCGGCATTGACATCCGAGAAAGACTCGGTGCCAAAATAGTTACAACCGCCGATGGTATTGTTATAGAAAAAGGGTATACAAAAGGTGAGGGCAACTACCTTGTAATTGAGCATTCTGAGCATTTCAAAACACGATATTTCCACATGCAGAAGAGCCTTGTTTCGCGCGGAGATAAAGTTAAACGAGGACAAACGGTTGGTTTAGTTGGTAATACCGGAAGAAGCACTGGACCGCATCTTCACTACGAGATAATCTATCGCGGCCAATCAGTAAATCCTATTAATTACGTCCGAATTGCACGTAAAATACCTAATGCATAA
- a CDS encoding polymer-forming cytoskeletal protein: MSFFKKNPSEQSQENSSENIAISSIIGNGMNVVGDVNFTGKLRLDGQVKGNIKGEYLILGETGVVTGDIESETCSLQGTVNGNINSRNMNVIKGCRIEGNVSTVNLTVEKGASINGEVKVDEKDLRLVKNVLPSNNEKITTKPLSKASSQ; encoded by the coding sequence ATGAGTTTTTTTAAAAAGAATCCCTCTGAGCAAAGTCAGGAAAACAGTTCAGAAAACATCGCCATCAGTAGTATTATAGGCAATGGCATGAATGTCGTCGGAGATGTCAACTTTACCGGTAAACTTCGTCTCGACGGTCAAGTAAAGGGAAATATTAAGGGTGAATACCTTATCCTCGGTGAGACCGGTGTTGTCACCGGTGATATTGAGTCCGAAACATGCTCCCTGCAGGGTACAGTAAACGGGAATATCAATTCAAGGAATATGAACGTTATTAAAGGATGCCGCATTGAAGGCAATGTTTCGACAGTTAACCTTACTGTTGAGAAAGGTGCTTCAATAAATGGTGAAGTCAAAGTCGATGAAAAGGATCTGCGACTTGTCAAAAACGTTCTACCGTCAAATAATGAAAAAATTACTACTAAACCGCTATCAAAAGCCAGTTCTCAGTAG
- the arfB gene encoding aminoacyl-tRNA hydrolase: MLKISPYISIPTDEIILTATRSQGAGGQNVNKVSTAIHLRFNIKSSSLPEFYKTRLLHFADSRITADGIIIIKAQQFRTQEKNKEDALQRLQQVIRNATVIKKTRRASKPTTASQRKRVNTKTRRGLIKTLRGKIINSE; encoded by the coding sequence ATGCTTAAAATTTCTCCATATATTTCGATACCTACTGATGAAATCATTTTGACCGCGACCCGCTCCCAAGGAGCAGGCGGTCAAAATGTCAATAAGGTTTCTACAGCAATACACCTTCGATTTAATATCAAAAGCTCTTCCTTGCCTGAGTTTTACAAAACAAGGTTACTCCACTTCGCTGACTCTCGTATTACAGCCGACGGAATAATTATAATTAAAGCTCAACAATTCCGTACCCAGGAAAAAAACAAAGAAGATGCGCTGCAACGACTACAACAAGTTATCCGTAATGCAACAGTAATTAAAAAAACTCGAAGAGCATCAAAGCCAACTACAGCTTCTCAAAGAAAAAGGGTTAATACAAAAACAAGACGAGGGTTGATTAAAACGCTGCGAGGTAAAATCATAAATTCCGAATAA